A portion of the Natronococcus sp. AD-5 genome contains these proteins:
- a CDS encoding VNG_1110C family protein: MPEPSQLRDSTQIVLPRETVEGLEPQLDDEFTVTVFPEGEDHYRIIGSPVEIKNASEYLARRGINVP, translated from the coding sequence ATGCCAGAACCGTCGCAGCTGCGCGATAGCACGCAGATCGTGCTTCCCCGCGAAACGGTCGAGGGGCTCGAGCCGCAGCTCGACGACGAGTTCACCGTAACCGTCTTTCCGGAGGGCGAGGACCACTACCGGATCATCGGGAGCCCCGTCGAGATCAAAAACGCCAGCGAGTACCTCGCCCGCCGCGGGATCAACGTTCCCTGA